A region of the Candidatus Binataceae bacterium genome:
ATCATCGCTTTTTTGCGCGGATTATAGCCGCGGCGCGCCTTGCGCCGGCGCACCGTGAAGGTGCCGAAGTCCGGGATCGAGAAGCGCTTGTCGCGGCGGATCGCCCGCGCGATCTGTTCAAACGTGAGTTCGATTGCGCTCGCGGCTGACGGGCGCGACAGGTGCGCCGAGCGCGCCACCAAATCGATCAATTCCGCCTTCGTCACGGCTACTGCTCAGCCGCAGCCGTCGATGGAGTTTCGAGCTCGCGCCAGATCAAACCCCAGCGCACGCC
Encoded here:
- a CDS encoding HU family DNA-binding protein; translated protein: MTKAELIDLVARSAHLSRPSAASAIELTFEQIARAIRRDKRFSIPDFGTFTVRRRKARRGYNPRKKAMMTIPASRTIGFRPAPKLKKGL